One window of the Takifugu rubripes chromosome 13, fTakRub1.2, whole genome shotgun sequence genome contains the following:
- the LOC101066208 gene encoding immunoglobulin superfamily containing leucine-rich repeat protein 2-like isoform X1 yields MALAVIGPLHWNQLSVQEKMMSDTHLLCVMLWTASICAAGLRCPELCTCSDKQDRYVAECSFKGFSEVPEVFPPTVSTIHLSANKISSIRSGSFDSVHQLMSLWLANNQISSVEEGSFATLVHLQSFDVSYNNIANFPWGDLRNLTNLQLLKMNHNQMVHLPKDAFSTLKDLRSLRLNNNKFVTIAKGTFQGLLSMSYLQIHENPFACTCSLDWLRVWISTTTVSIGDQELIVCESPENLKGRVIGRLPETNCKGPNTSIQIEPDAPNATFLGGSTLILTCQFAGNPKPLVMWSIQSRSQKQQVPLSFSEDDSSEASSLRDSHVRIFNNGTLIVSSIGEDDSGNYSCSATNEFGRAEDAVSVTVVASANPTPESPYTMQQSVSKAKSNSQDSVSATDIQSSEDAAQYPPHGSKCGLTANTRYVSSYVSNGSLDDVKQYTFDFGVIALGVTETEATVRLNPLLISRDKGVPQTATTVSVTVDSDGHQGVSNGLYLCVTADHKHEAVQWSRVKEGINTYLFAGLRPKTNYSLCLTYEGEDCEVQVLFTTRRRVPNLLIIISVSICLLTVSTVPLLGATCYHLVYKYRNKTYKLILKAKDQCHLERNVTANFHLHRPHTESQSQINGSQLDEDEAEMESGNGEKEADTEESVMTESFSLSHCRANSDECDMVSENSDRLPLGAEAVNIVTNYQYPNL; encoded by the exons ATGGCTTTAGCCGTTATCGGCCCCCTGCATTggaaccagctctctgtccag GAGAAGATGATGTCGGACACACACCTCCTGTGTGTCATGCTGTGGACGGCCTCCATTTGTGCCGCTGGACTCAGGTGCCCTGAACTCTGCACCTGCTCGGACAAACAAGACCGTTACGTTGCAGAATGCTCTTTCAAGGGCTTTTCTGAAGTCCCAGAGGTTTTCCCCCCAACTGTTTCAaccatccatctgtctgccaACAAGATCAGCTCCATACGGTCGGGCAGCTTTGACAGTGTCCACCAGCTGATGTCACTCTGGTTGGCCAACAATCAGATAAGCTCTGTTGAGGAAGGGTCCTTTGCAACTTTGGTGCACCTGCAGAGCTTTGACGTCAGCTACAACAACATAGCGAACTTTCCATGGGGGGATCTGAGGAACCTCACAAATCTGCAGCTGTTAAAGATGAACCACAATCAGATGGTCCACCTGCCGAAGGACGCCTTCTCCACGCTCAAAGACCTCAGATCCCTTCGACTGAATAACAACAAATTCGTAACCATAGCAAAGGGGACATTTCAAGGTTTGCTGTCTATGTCCTATTTGCAGATCCATGAAAATCCTTTTGCCTGCACCTGTTCCCTGGACTGGCTCAGAGTCTGGATCTCAACTACCACCGTCTCCATCGGCGATCAGGAGTTGATCGTTTGTGAATCTCCAGAGAACCTGAAGGGGCGAGTGATCGGAAGATTGCCGGAAACGAATTGCAAAGGCCCAAATACTTCAATTCAAATTGAGCCAGATGCTCCTAATGCAACTTTCTTGGGGGGAAGCACGCTGATCCTGACTTGCCAATTTGCCGGGAACCCAAAGCCGCTGGTGATGTGGAGTATTCAGAGCAGAAGTCAGAAGCAGCAGGTGCCACTGTCCTTCTCAGAGGACGACTCGAGTGAAGCCTCTTCACTGCGCGACAGTCATGTCCGTATCTTTAACAACGGCACGCTCATTGTTTCGAGCATCGGGGAAGACGACAGTGGCAACTACTCCTGCTCAGCCACAAACGAATTTGGGAGGGCAGAAGATGCGGTTTCTGTGACAGTGGTGGCTTCTGCTAACCCCACGCCAGAATCGCCTTACACAATGCAGCAATCTGTGAGTAAGGCAAAGAGCAACAGTCAGGATTCCGTGTCTGCTACCGATATACAGTCGTCTGAAGATGCGGCGCAGTATCCACCACACGGTAGTAAATGCGGCCTGACGGCCAATACCAGATACGTTTCTAGCTACGTCAGCAACGGCAGCCTTGATGACGTCAAGCAGTACACCTTTGACTTTGGCGTAATTGCATTAGGGGTGACAGAAACAGAGGCAACCGTGCGACTCAATCCTCTTCTTATATCCAGAGACAAAGGTGTCCCCCAGACTGCCACGACTGTAAGCGTCACCGTTGACAGTGACGGACATCAGGGCGTCTCAAACGGTTTGTACCTGTGTGTCACCGCCGACCACAAACACGAGGCCGTGCAGTGGTCGCGGGTTAAAGAGGGCATCAACACGTATCTATTCGCCGGCCTGCGTCCCAAAACCAATTACTCTCTGTGTCTGACCTACGAAGGGGAGGACTGTGAGGTGCAAGTGCTGTTCACCACCAGAAGACGGGTACCCaacctcctcatcatcatctctgtCAGCATCTGTCTCCTCACCGTGTCCACTGTGCCTCTTCTTGGCGCGACGTGTTACCACCTGGTGTACAAATATCGCAATAAGACCTACAAACTGATTCTCAAGGCCAAAGACCAGTGCCACCTGGAGAGGAACGTCACAGCCAACTTTCACCTCCACAGACCTCACACCGAGTCCCAGAGTCAGATCAACGGCAGCCAGCTGGACGAggatgaagcagagatggagagcGGGAACGGCGAGAAGGAGGCAGATACAGAGGAAAGTGTCATGACGGAATCCTTCAGTTTGTCCCACTGCCGGGCAAATTCGGATGAATGCGACATGGTGTCCGAGAACAGTGACCGGCTACCTTTAGGGGCCGAGGCAGTGAACATCGTAACTAACTACCAATACCCAAATCTGTAA
- the LOC101066208 gene encoding immunoglobulin superfamily containing leucine-rich repeat protein 2-like isoform X2 — MMSDTHLLCVMLWTASICAAGLRCPELCTCSDKQDRYVAECSFKGFSEVPEVFPPTVSTIHLSANKISSIRSGSFDSVHQLMSLWLANNQISSVEEGSFATLVHLQSFDVSYNNIANFPWGDLRNLTNLQLLKMNHNQMVHLPKDAFSTLKDLRSLRLNNNKFVTIAKGTFQGLLSMSYLQIHENPFACTCSLDWLRVWISTTTVSIGDQELIVCESPENLKGRVIGRLPETNCKGPNTSIQIEPDAPNATFLGGSTLILTCQFAGNPKPLVMWSIQSRSQKQQVPLSFSEDDSSEASSLRDSHVRIFNNGTLIVSSIGEDDSGNYSCSATNEFGRAEDAVSVTVVASANPTPESPYTMQQSVSKAKSNSQDSVSATDIQSSEDAAQYPPHGSKCGLTANTRYVSSYVSNGSLDDVKQYTFDFGVIALGVTETEATVRLNPLLISRDKGVPQTATTVSVTVDSDGHQGVSNGLYLCVTADHKHEAVQWSRVKEGINTYLFAGLRPKTNYSLCLTYEGEDCEVQVLFTTRRRVPNLLIIISVSICLLTVSTVPLLGATCYHLVYKYRNKTYKLILKAKDQCHLERNVTANFHLHRPHTESQSQINGSQLDEDEAEMESGNGEKEADTEESVMTESFSLSHCRANSDECDMVSENSDRLPLGAEAVNIVTNYQYPNL, encoded by the coding sequence ATGATGTCGGACACACACCTCCTGTGTGTCATGCTGTGGACGGCCTCCATTTGTGCCGCTGGACTCAGGTGCCCTGAACTCTGCACCTGCTCGGACAAACAAGACCGTTACGTTGCAGAATGCTCTTTCAAGGGCTTTTCTGAAGTCCCAGAGGTTTTCCCCCCAACTGTTTCAaccatccatctgtctgccaACAAGATCAGCTCCATACGGTCGGGCAGCTTTGACAGTGTCCACCAGCTGATGTCACTCTGGTTGGCCAACAATCAGATAAGCTCTGTTGAGGAAGGGTCCTTTGCAACTTTGGTGCACCTGCAGAGCTTTGACGTCAGCTACAACAACATAGCGAACTTTCCATGGGGGGATCTGAGGAACCTCACAAATCTGCAGCTGTTAAAGATGAACCACAATCAGATGGTCCACCTGCCGAAGGACGCCTTCTCCACGCTCAAAGACCTCAGATCCCTTCGACTGAATAACAACAAATTCGTAACCATAGCAAAGGGGACATTTCAAGGTTTGCTGTCTATGTCCTATTTGCAGATCCATGAAAATCCTTTTGCCTGCACCTGTTCCCTGGACTGGCTCAGAGTCTGGATCTCAACTACCACCGTCTCCATCGGCGATCAGGAGTTGATCGTTTGTGAATCTCCAGAGAACCTGAAGGGGCGAGTGATCGGAAGATTGCCGGAAACGAATTGCAAAGGCCCAAATACTTCAATTCAAATTGAGCCAGATGCTCCTAATGCAACTTTCTTGGGGGGAAGCACGCTGATCCTGACTTGCCAATTTGCCGGGAACCCAAAGCCGCTGGTGATGTGGAGTATTCAGAGCAGAAGTCAGAAGCAGCAGGTGCCACTGTCCTTCTCAGAGGACGACTCGAGTGAAGCCTCTTCACTGCGCGACAGTCATGTCCGTATCTTTAACAACGGCACGCTCATTGTTTCGAGCATCGGGGAAGACGACAGTGGCAACTACTCCTGCTCAGCCACAAACGAATTTGGGAGGGCAGAAGATGCGGTTTCTGTGACAGTGGTGGCTTCTGCTAACCCCACGCCAGAATCGCCTTACACAATGCAGCAATCTGTGAGTAAGGCAAAGAGCAACAGTCAGGATTCCGTGTCTGCTACCGATATACAGTCGTCTGAAGATGCGGCGCAGTATCCACCACACGGTAGTAAATGCGGCCTGACGGCCAATACCAGATACGTTTCTAGCTACGTCAGCAACGGCAGCCTTGATGACGTCAAGCAGTACACCTTTGACTTTGGCGTAATTGCATTAGGGGTGACAGAAACAGAGGCAACCGTGCGACTCAATCCTCTTCTTATATCCAGAGACAAAGGTGTCCCCCAGACTGCCACGACTGTAAGCGTCACCGTTGACAGTGACGGACATCAGGGCGTCTCAAACGGTTTGTACCTGTGTGTCACCGCCGACCACAAACACGAGGCCGTGCAGTGGTCGCGGGTTAAAGAGGGCATCAACACGTATCTATTCGCCGGCCTGCGTCCCAAAACCAATTACTCTCTGTGTCTGACCTACGAAGGGGAGGACTGTGAGGTGCAAGTGCTGTTCACCACCAGAAGACGGGTACCCaacctcctcatcatcatctctgtCAGCATCTGTCTCCTCACCGTGTCCACTGTGCCTCTTCTTGGCGCGACGTGTTACCACCTGGTGTACAAATATCGCAATAAGACCTACAAACTGATTCTCAAGGCCAAAGACCAGTGCCACCTGGAGAGGAACGTCACAGCCAACTTTCACCTCCACAGACCTCACACCGAGTCCCAGAGTCAGATCAACGGCAGCCAGCTGGACGAggatgaagcagagatggagagcGGGAACGGCGAGAAGGAGGCAGATACAGAGGAAAGTGTCATGACGGAATCCTTCAGTTTGTCCCACTGCCGGGCAAATTCGGATGAATGCGACATGGTGTCCGAGAACAGTGACCGGCTACCTTTAGGGGCCGAGGCAGTGAACATCGTAACTAACTACCAATACCCAAATCTGTAA